Proteins encoded by one window of Archaeoglobus veneficus SNP6:
- the rbr gene encoding rubrerythrin yields MKTLENLVKAFIGESVARNRYTFYAKVAKEEGYVFVSRVFLETAENEKEHAEVLLEFIQKLRGNSRSLEANADIPIVLNSTVENLKISIEGEHYENTEMYPEFAKVAEEEELYEIAGRLRSIAQAEKHHEERFKRLLGEIENGTMFRKDEEVEWICLECGYIHRGTEPPKKCPSCGHPQSYYVARELLAL; encoded by the coding sequence GTGAAAACCCTTGAAAATCTTGTTAAGGCGTTTATAGGAGAGAGTGTTGCGAGGAACAGATACACATTCTACGCAAAGGTTGCGAAGGAGGAGGGTTATGTTTTCGTCTCCCGAGTATTTCTCGAAACTGCAGAGAATGAAAAAGAACACGCTGAGGTACTGCTCGAGTTCATTCAGAAGTTGAGGGGAAATTCAAGGAGTCTGGAGGCTAATGCGGACATTCCAATAGTTTTGAACAGCACGGTAGAAAATTTGAAAATTTCAATTGAGGGTGAGCACTACGAAAACACTGAAATGTACCCGGAATTTGCAAAAGTTGCTGAAGAGGAGGAACTTTACGAAATTGCTGGAAGACTGAGGTCTATCGCTCAGGCTGAGAAACACCATGAGGAAAGGTTCAAGAGATTACTCGGAGAAATTGAAAACGGGACAATGTTCAGGAAAGACGAAGAGGTTGAGTGGATATGCCTTGAGTGTGGCTACATACACAGAGGCACGGAACCACCCAAGAAGTGCCCATCGTGTGGCCACCCACAGAGTTACTACGTCGCGAGAGAACTGTTAGCTCTCTGA
- the twy1 gene encoding 4-demethylwyosine synthase TYW1 — protein MDETKRPAIPQKLLKDLKGYQIVGRHSAVKLCLWLKKSLRNMGVCYKQKFYGISSHRCLQMTPALFCNQNCIYCWRPLELLPGIKGWDSADFIAEESIKAQRRLLSGFGGMKGVNERKLKEAYEPNQVAISLIGEPTWYPYLDELVDEYKARGMTTFVVTNGTNPEMVERIEPYQLYISLTAYSEESHLALNRPPRSFWDRVMESLKVMAEKDGRRVIRLTLIKGYNMNAEKFAPLIEKASPDFIEAKAYMHLGYSRLRLPRDAMPEHADVKAFAEELARLTGYEVKNESEISRVVLLERE, from the coding sequence ATGGACGAAACAAAAAGACCAGCAATACCTCAGAAACTCCTGAAGGACCTTAAGGGCTATCAGATCGTAGGTAGACATTCCGCCGTAAAGCTCTGCCTGTGGCTCAAAAAGTCCCTGAGGAATATGGGGGTATGCTACAAGCAGAAGTTCTACGGCATTAGTAGCCACCGCTGTCTGCAGATGACTCCAGCTTTGTTCTGCAACCAGAACTGCATTTACTGCTGGCGCCCCCTTGAACTCCTTCCTGGAATTAAAGGATGGGATTCAGCAGATTTCATCGCAGAAGAGAGCATAAAGGCCCAGCGCCGCCTGCTGAGTGGATTTGGTGGAATGAAGGGTGTGAACGAGAGGAAGCTGAAAGAAGCATACGAACCAAATCAGGTTGCAATAAGTCTGATTGGGGAGCCTACATGGTATCCCTACCTCGATGAACTCGTTGATGAGTACAAGGCGAGAGGAATGACCACCTTCGTCGTAACGAACGGAACGAATCCAGAGATGGTGGAAAGAATCGAGCCGTATCAGCTCTACATCAGTCTGACTGCCTACAGCGAGGAAAGCCACCTCGCGCTGAATAGACCACCCAGAAGTTTCTGGGACAGAGTAATGGAATCTCTTAAGGTTATGGCTGAAAAGGATGGCAGGAGAGTTATCAGGCTCACCCTCATCAAAGGTTACAACATGAATGCGGAGAAGTTCGCACCGCTCATAGAAAAGGCAAGCCCCGACTTCATAGAAGCAAAGGCCTACATGCATCTCGGTTACTCAAGACTCAGGCTGCCGAGGGATGCGATGCCCGAGCATGCCGACGTGAAAGCCTTTGCCGAGGAACTCGCCAGGCTTACAGGTTACGAGGTAAAGAATGAGTCTGAAATAAGCAGGGTCGTCTTGCTGGAGAGGGAATAA
- a CDS encoding translin: protein MLEFLEEVRKELEELEVAREELIKLTREIRINSTKAIAAVHSGRFNEAEERLRAARDILEKVKEFKKYPEIYYAITHDAMQEFVEAVAFANLVSGKEIPEFKDMGIETPPILTGLADLVGELRRYSLDLMRKGEVSEAEKCINTMEEIYSSLITFSFPEKLVPGLRHKVDVARQLIERTKSDWLAARLIEEIGQGLKKWE from the coding sequence ATGCTGGAGTTTCTCGAAGAAGTGAGAAAAGAGCTCGAAGAGCTTGAGGTGGCAAGAGAAGAGCTGATAAAGCTCACGAGGGAGATCAGAATTAACTCGACGAAGGCTATCGCTGCCGTACACTCTGGAAGATTTAATGAGGCAGAAGAAAGACTGAGAGCTGCCAGAGACATCCTCGAAAAGGTAAAAGAATTCAAGAAATATCCGGAAATTTACTACGCGATAACTCACGATGCGATGCAGGAGTTCGTTGAAGCTGTTGCTTTCGCAAATCTTGTGTCAGGAAAGGAAATCCCGGAGTTTAAGGATATGGGGATAGAGACACCCCCAATACTTACAGGCCTTGCAGACCTTGTTGGAGAGCTGAGAAGGTACAGCTTAGATCTGATGCGAAAGGGAGAGGTCAGTGAAGCAGAAAAGTGCATAAATACGATGGAAGAGATATACAGCTCCCTCATAACCTTCAGCTTCCCAGAAAAGCTTGTTCCCGGCCTGAGACACAAGGTTGACGTTGCGAGACAGCTCATAGAGCGCACGAAGTCTGATTGGCTCGCTGCAAGGCTCATCGAGGAGATTGGACAGGGTCTGAAGAAATGGGAGTGA
- a CDS encoding rubrerythrin family protein — translation MKAYIGESITMSRYAIYSEIAKNEKYMYVAKYFAEVAENEKKHAEIFANFLKKFKVEPVEVEVKAPILFGNTSENLSYAVEGEHFESAELYPGIAEIAEKDGLKEVAEKLRALAEVESFHERKFRRLLEEIEKGTMFKRDSEIKWMCLVCGYVHKGTEPPKVCPNCGAEYYNFVARDLLVF, via the coding sequence TTGAAAGCCTACATCGGCGAAAGCATAACAATGAGCAGGTACGCAATCTATTCTGAGATAGCAAAGAATGAGAAGTACATGTATGTTGCAAAGTACTTTGCGGAAGTTGCAGAAAACGAAAAGAAGCACGCAGAGATTTTTGCGAATTTCTTAAAAAAGTTCAAGGTTGAGCCGGTCGAAGTTGAAGTAAAAGCCCCCATTCTATTCGGCAACACCTCTGAAAACCTGAGCTACGCTGTCGAGGGAGAACACTTTGAGAGTGCTGAACTGTATCCCGGGATTGCAGAGATTGCCGAAAAGGATGGGCTGAAGGAAGTTGCTGAAAAACTCAGGGCCCTTGCGGAAGTGGAAAGTTTCCATGAAAGAAAGTTCAGGAGACTGCTTGAAGAGATAGAAAAGGGGACGATGTTCAAGAGAGACAGCGAAATTAAATGGATGTGTCTTGTATGCGGTTATGTTCACAAAGGCACAGAACCACCAAAGGTCTGCCCAAACTGCGGGGCTGAGTACTATAATTTTGTTGCCAGGGATTTGCTGGTCTTTTGA
- a CDS encoding LysE family transporter, translated as MELAIFLATVVFISLSGVMAPGPLFAATLAEGRKNPLAGFVISAGHAIVEVPIILLLFLFGLSAPPSLKTYVGIAGGVVMLYLAYLELKSGGNDVKPGKALFTGIAMSALNPYFIMWWLTIGLALILKATTFGIVGLALFIVAHELCDFLWLGIISISSNKAAAIWGAKAQKVLTAFSVSILLFFGIYFIYAGLVEFIHTAP; from the coding sequence ATGGAGCTCGCAATCTTCCTCGCTACCGTCGTTTTCATATCTCTCAGCGGGGTTATGGCCCCAGGCCCGCTATTCGCAGCAACGCTCGCTGAAGGCAGGAAGAATCCTCTTGCGGGCTTTGTAATTTCAGCCGGGCATGCCATCGTTGAGGTTCCCATAATTCTGCTCCTTTTCCTCTTCGGCCTTTCCGCCCCACCAAGCCTGAAGACGTACGTCGGAATTGCTGGCGGAGTTGTTATGCTCTACCTCGCGTATCTGGAGCTGAAGAGTGGTGGTAATGACGTAAAGCCCGGGAAAGCTCTGTTTACCGGCATTGCAATGAGCGCCCTCAATCCCTACTTCATAATGTGGTGGCTTACAATCGGTCTCGCGCTGATCCTGAAGGCAACGACATTTGGAATTGTTGGTCTCGCTCTCTTCATAGTCGCTCACGAACTCTGCGACTTTCTGTGGTTGGGCATCATATCTATCTCGTCAAACAAAGCTGCAGCTATCTGGGGCGCGAAAGCGCAGAAGGTTCTCACAGCGTTTTCGGTATCCATCCTTCTGTTTTTTGGCATTTACTTCATCTACGCCGGTCTGGTCGAGTTTATACATACCGCACCCTGA
- the tuf gene encoding translation elongation factor EF-1 subunit alpha — translation MAKEKEHINVAMIGHVDHGKSTLIGRLLYEAGEIPEHIIEKYRKEAQEKGKATFEFAWVMDRLKEERERGITIDVAHRKFKTQKYEITIVDCPGHRDFIKNMITGASQADAAILVVAADDGVQAQTKEHVFLSRTLGINQMIVAINKMDKVNYDQKRYEEVKEQVVKLLKMVGYKVDEIPFIPTSAYNGDNVLKKSDKTPWYNGPTIFEALDTLKPPEKPVDKPLRIPIQDVYSISGVGTVPVGRVETGVLKVGDKVIFEPPGVSGEVKSIEMHHEPIKEAYPGDNIGFNVRGVGKNDIRRGDVCGHPDNPPTVARDFTAQIIVLQHPTAITVGYTPVVHAHTAQVACKFVELLKKIDPRTGQVKEENPQFLKTGDAAVVKLEPTRPMVVEKVKEIPPLGRFAIRDMGMTVAAGMVLDVTPRK, via the coding sequence ATGGCCAAGGAGAAGGAGCACATTAACGTTGCCATGATCGGGCACGTAGACCACGGAAAGAGCACCCTGATTGGCAGACTCCTCTATGAAGCTGGAGAGATCCCAGAGCACATAATTGAGAAATACAGAAAAGAGGCTCAGGAGAAGGGTAAAGCTACATTCGAATTCGCGTGGGTCATGGACAGGCTCAAGGAGGAGAGGGAGAGAGGTATTACCATCGACGTAGCTCACAGGAAGTTCAAGACTCAGAAGTACGAGATAACCATCGTGGACTGCCCCGGACACAGAGACTTCATCAAGAACATGATCACTGGAGCGTCCCAGGCTGACGCTGCAATTCTCGTAGTTGCTGCTGACGACGGTGTGCAGGCTCAGACCAAGGAGCACGTGTTCCTTTCGAGAACTCTCGGTATCAACCAGATGATTGTCGCAATAAACAAGATGGACAAGGTGAACTACGACCAGAAGAGGTACGAGGAAGTCAAGGAGCAGGTAGTAAAGCTCCTCAAGATGGTAGGTTACAAGGTTGACGAAATCCCGTTCATTCCGACTTCTGCTTACAACGGTGACAACGTACTCAAGAAGAGTGACAAGACTCCCTGGTACAACGGCCCCACGATCTTCGAGGCGCTTGACACGCTCAAGCCACCCGAGAAGCCCGTTGACAAGCCACTCAGAATTCCGATCCAGGATGTTTACTCAATCAGCGGTGTCGGTACCGTCCCAGTTGGAAGAGTTGAGACTGGAGTGCTCAAGGTCGGTGACAAGGTCATCTTTGAGCCGCCCGGTGTGAGCGGAGAAGTAAAGAGCATTGAGATGCACCACGAGCCAATCAAGGAGGCATATCCGGGAGACAACATCGGTTTCAACGTGCGTGGTGTTGGTAAGAACGACATAAGGCGTGGAGACGTCTGTGGACACCCGGACAACCCGCCAACGGTTGCAAGAGACTTCACCGCCCAGATTATCGTTCTGCAGCACCCGACTGCTATAACCGTCGGCTACACGCCTGTTGTGCACGCACACACCGCTCAGGTAGCATGCAAGTTCGTTGAACTCCTGAAGAAGATCGACCCCAGAACCGGTCAGGTCAAGGAGGAGAACCCGCAGTTCCTGAAGACTGGAGACGCAGCAGTGGTGAAGCTTGAGCCAACGAGGCCAATGGTCGTCGAGAAGGTCAAGGAGATTCCACCGCTCGGCAGGTTTGCCATCAGAGACATGGGTATGACCGTCGCAGCGGGAATGGTTCTCGACGTTACGCCGAGGAAGTAA
- the hisS gene encoding histidine--tRNA ligase yields the protein MKIERPRGTRDFLPDEMEKRRAIEAVMRRIAESYGYREIATPTFEHLELFTIKSGEGIVEELYAFKDKGGRDLALRPELTAPVMRLFVNECSVMPRPLRFYYFANCFRYERPQKGRYREFWQFGVELIGSSSHLSDAEVIALAYRIMDELNLDFELHIGHVGLLRHLLKDIEEDRASKIMRLIDKKDVEGLSSYLREINAPEELAEKIYALIELTGSRDVLVEASRLIPDFDMSHMEKLCDVLDSMNVNYVIDLGIARGLDYYTGVVFEAYAKHGLGAQKQICGGGSYRLTHLFGGEDVPSTGFALGFDRIAEICEITPPQKPVIVVVNVGFEGEAFRIAEELRKQGFRVVTDVMERNIRKQFSYANDINASFAVVVGKREIESGRYTLKNMVTGEHYELSFEELVKHLSREAQLP from the coding sequence GTGAAGATCGAGAGGCCACGTGGAACGAGAGATTTTCTGCCTGACGAGATGGAAAAGCGAAGGGCCATCGAGGCGGTGATGCGAAGAATTGCGGAAAGTTACGGCTACAGGGAAATAGCAACGCCAACATTTGAGCACCTCGAGCTGTTCACGATTAAGTCCGGTGAGGGCATAGTTGAGGAGTTATACGCGTTCAAGGACAAGGGTGGAAGAGACCTTGCTCTCCGTCCGGAGCTTACGGCCCCTGTTATGCGCCTCTTTGTAAACGAATGCTCGGTCATGCCCCGCCCGTTACGCTTCTACTACTTTGCTAACTGCTTCCGCTACGAAAGGCCGCAGAAGGGGAGATACAGAGAGTTCTGGCAGTTTGGCGTTGAGCTTATCGGTTCGTCATCACATCTATCTGATGCGGAGGTCATAGCCCTTGCATACAGAATAATGGATGAGCTGAATCTTGACTTCGAGCTGCACATCGGCCACGTCGGGCTACTCAGGCATCTGCTGAAGGACATTGAAGAGGACAGGGCCTCGAAAATCATGCGTTTAATAGATAAGAAAGACGTTGAAGGGCTTAGCAGCTATCTGAGAGAGATTAACGCTCCTGAGGAGCTGGCAGAGAAAATTTACGCCCTTATCGAGCTTACTGGCAGCAGAGATGTGCTTGTCGAAGCGTCGAGGCTCATTCCAGACTTCGATATGAGTCATATGGAAAAACTGTGCGATGTTCTCGACTCGATGAATGTGAACTACGTCATCGATCTCGGCATCGCGAGAGGGCTCGACTACTACACCGGCGTTGTTTTCGAAGCGTACGCAAAACACGGCCTTGGAGCGCAGAAGCAGATATGTGGCGGAGGGAGCTACAGGCTTACGCACCTGTTTGGCGGGGAAGATGTACCATCGACAGGCTTTGCCCTTGGCTTCGACAGGATTGCGGAGATATGTGAAATAACGCCGCCACAAAAACCTGTCATCGTCGTAGTAAACGTCGGTTTTGAGGGCGAGGCGTTCAGGATTGCAGAAGAGCTGAGAAAACAGGGCTTTCGCGTGGTTACCGATGTCATGGAGAGGAACATCAGGAAGCAGTTCAGCTACGCAAACGACATAAACGCAAGCTTTGCTGTGGTGGTTGGCAAACGGGAAATAGAGTCGGGCAGGTACACTCTCAAGAATATGGTGACGGGAGAACATTACGAGCTGAGCTTTGAGGAGCTCGTTAAACACCTAAGCAGAGAGGCGCAGCTCCCGTAA
- a CDS encoding flippase activity-associated protein Agl23, with protein MDRRAVAVILLICIATRFFALDTRPMDHDESVHAWIAYRLLTDHIYTYDPAFHGPFLYYASAFLFSIFGDSEFVGRLTPVIFSLIGVAFACLYWRWLGKNVYIFVFLLLFSPAILYYSRYMRNDIILVGSFIAAVYFYFRYSETLKERFAYLSTAFLAVMVCSKENAYIYLAILLSFALLYGLYTERGKYVFNKLFRWNFRKLRIVLLSFAIFALIFTFFYTSAFSDFSGLERGTAGAVEHWLEKHEQKDHYKPPGYYAKILLEYEFMATGLAIAGFYFFARRLKEKNVTKFELFVVYWALTALLAYHILAHKVPWLVVHLVTPLALLGSLYTRNTGGARIAIAIAAVATLVVAIHVTYVNYNDARSEDLIYIQVQPTAVELAEVIKEKFTSGERIIVYEPKNDYWPLPWYLRHYKIPYSSKWIPGYDYVVTSNRERTFVEEKGYSVIGKYEIRPGYFMVLMERSKG; from the coding sequence ATGGATCGAAGGGCGGTGGCTGTAATTCTGCTGATATGTATCGCAACTAGATTCTTTGCCCTCGATACTCGTCCGATGGATCACGATGAGAGTGTTCACGCGTGGATTGCCTACAGGCTTCTAACAGACCATATTTACACTTACGATCCAGCCTTTCATGGCCCCTTCCTTTACTACGCCTCAGCTTTTCTGTTCTCTATTTTTGGCGACTCTGAATTTGTTGGAAGACTGACTCCTGTAATCTTCAGCCTGATAGGTGTTGCATTTGCCTGCCTCTACTGGCGATGGCTTGGAAAAAATGTTTACATCTTCGTGTTTCTCCTCCTTTTCTCTCCGGCTATTCTGTACTACTCCCGTTACATGAGAAACGACATAATTCTCGTTGGATCATTCATCGCTGCAGTTTACTTCTACTTCAGGTATTCGGAGACTTTGAAGGAGCGATTCGCATATCTCTCAACGGCATTCCTTGCAGTAATGGTGTGCTCCAAGGAGAATGCATACATATACCTTGCAATCCTGCTATCCTTCGCATTGCTTTACGGCCTTTACACTGAACGCGGAAAGTACGTTTTCAACAAGCTCTTCAGGTGGAACTTCAGGAAGTTAAGAATCGTTCTGCTCAGCTTTGCCATATTCGCTCTCATCTTTACCTTTTTCTACACGTCTGCATTCTCCGACTTCAGCGGGCTTGAAAGAGGAACTGCTGGAGCCGTAGAGCACTGGCTTGAAAAACACGAACAGAAGGACCACTACAAACCACCCGGTTATTACGCTAAAATCCTGCTGGAGTACGAGTTCATGGCTACTGGCTTGGCCATAGCTGGCTTCTACTTCTTTGCAAGGAGATTGAAGGAGAAAAATGTCACAAAGTTTGAGTTATTCGTAGTCTACTGGGCATTAACAGCCCTTTTGGCGTACCACATTTTAGCTCACAAGGTTCCCTGGCTCGTCGTTCATCTCGTCACGCCCCTCGCCCTTCTGGGCTCGCTTTATACGAGAAACACGGGAGGTGCAAGAATAGCCATCGCCATAGCAGCCGTTGCAACCCTCGTCGTTGCAATCCATGTCACGTACGTGAACTACAACGACGCGAGAAGCGAAGATCTGATTTACATACAGGTACAGCCCACAGCAGTAGAACTTGCAGAAGTAATAAAAGAGAAGTTTACTTCCGGAGAGAGAATCATCGTTTACGAGCCGAAAAACGACTACTGGCCTTTGCCCTGGTATCTCAGACATTACAAGATTCCGTACAGCAGCAAGTGGATTCCCGGATACGATTATGTTGTTACATCGAACAGGGAAAGGACATTTGTTGAGGAAAAAGGTTACTCTGTCATCGGAAAGTACGAGATCAGGCCTGGCTACTTCATGGTTTTGATGGAGCGCAGCAAGGGCTGA
- a CDS encoding radical SAM protein, whose amino-acid sequence MVLGLERYQRIYNGEAVAKFQIARRINAEKKESIDEMWKHHSELKKEFKALLAEKGDDIDFLTSHPADYSFLHLKVDLLKEMLKECCFCERRCGVNRYEKKGFCKVGAKSYYASEFLHMGEEPELIPSHTIFFNRCTFACVFCQNYDIVYDEDYEALPEDLAEVIDRRFRQGSRNVNFVGGNPDQHAHTILETLSHVESNIPVVWNSNMYHSSELAEVIEDVVDVWLGDFKYGNDKCAEKYSRVKNYWKVVTRNFLRAKDNGELLIRHLVMPNHIECCTEPIVKWVAENLGRDTRFNLMFQYYPAFRAFDFPEIARRLTPEEMRRAVEITEKYGLRNLV is encoded by the coding sequence ATGGTACTGGGGCTCGAAAGATACCAAAGAATATACAACGGAGAAGCCGTAGCGAAGTTCCAGATAGCGAGGAGAATCAATGCTGAAAAGAAAGAGAGTATTGACGAGATGTGGAAGCACCACTCCGAGCTAAAAAAGGAGTTTAAAGCGCTGCTTGCTGAAAAAGGAGATGATATCGACTTCCTCACCTCACATCCAGCAGACTACTCGTTCCTTCATCTCAAGGTGGATTTGCTGAAGGAGATGCTAAAGGAGTGCTGCTTCTGCGAGAGGCGTTGCGGGGTAAACAGGTACGAGAAGAAAGGCTTCTGCAAGGTAGGTGCGAAGAGCTACTACGCGTCGGAGTTTCTGCACATGGGTGAAGAGCCCGAACTTATCCCGTCGCACACGATTTTCTTCAACCGCTGCACATTCGCATGTGTCTTCTGCCAGAACTACGACATAGTCTACGATGAAGACTACGAAGCTCTTCCGGAAGATCTTGCCGAAGTTATAGACAGGCGTTTCAGACAGGGCAGCAGGAACGTGAACTTCGTTGGAGGGAATCCAGACCAGCATGCACACACGATTCTGGAAACTCTGAGCCACGTCGAGTCGAATATTCCAGTGGTGTGGAACTCCAACATGTACCACAGCAGCGAGCTTGCTGAAGTGATAGAGGACGTTGTTGACGTCTGGCTTGGTGACTTCAAGTACGGCAACGATAAATGCGCGGAGAAATACTCGAGAGTGAAGAACTACTGGAAGGTTGTAACGAGAAACTTTTTGAGAGCTAAAGACAACGGAGAACTGCTGATAAGACATCTCGTCATGCCCAACCACATTGAGTGCTGCACAGAGCCAATAGTGAAATGGGTTGCAGAAAACCTTGGCAGGGACACGAGATTTAACCTCATGTTCCAGTACTATCCGGCCTTCAGAGCATTCGATTTTCCGGAGATCGCAAGGAGACTTACGCCGGAAGAAATGCGGAGGGCTGTTGAGATTACTGAGAAGTACGGGCTGAGGAATTTAGTGTAA